The following are encoded in a window of Panicum virgatum strain AP13 chromosome 5N, P.virgatum_v5, whole genome shotgun sequence genomic DNA:
- the LOC120674673 gene encoding MAP7 domain-containing protein 2-like: MQDPPRDEGAVNAQVGALDVPAIKAVRTVEVPAIEAEKAQAEPLEGIRPSLARGKPKENESLGSHMVECAKLTHEWVEALVDMSEQAAQELARGSAALGRVAELEAKVAELEVRSRRLEADKVKAEDALRKEKRELEACTKANEELQKLREAAEAREASTEEKLRLEREARKKRGRKWRRAGRRWIA; this comes from the exons ATGCAGGATCCGCCCCGCGACGAAGGGGCGGTGAATGCTCAAGTCGGGGCCCTCGATGTCCCGGCCATCAAGGCGGTCAGGACTGTCGAGGTCCCGGCCATCGAGGCGGAGAAGGCCCAAGCCGAGCCCTTGGAAGGGATCAGGCCCTCGCTAGCGAGGGGGAAGCCCAAGGAGAATGAGTCACTTGGCAGCCACATGGTCGAGTGCGCCAAGCTGACCCATGAATGGGTCGAG GCTCTTGTAGATATGTCCGAGCAGGCCGCCCAGGAGCTGGCCAGGGGAAGCGCCGCCCttggccgggtggcggagctcgaggccaaGGTGGCCGAGCTGGAGGTGAGGAGCCGCCGTCTGGAGGCCGACAAGGTCAAGGCCGAGGATGCTCTGCGCAAGGAGAAGCGCG AGCTGGAGGCCTGCACCAAGGCCAACGAGGAGCTACAGAAGCTCCGGGAGGCGGCCGAAGCGCGGGAGGCTAGCACTGAGGAGAAGCTTCGCCTGGAGCGGGAGGCTCGGAAA aagcgggggaggaagtgGCGCAGGGCCGGGCGACGCTGGATCGCCTAA